The following are encoded together in the Panicum virgatum strain AP13 chromosome 6K, P.virgatum_v5, whole genome shotgun sequence genome:
- the LOC120713042 gene encoding uncharacterized protein LOC120713042 codes for MRGSTAALMAAALLMLLVSPALLMLLVSPAAPDTYEQEARRMFVEWKAKNKMTYKYAGEEECRYAVFRSTRCRVARANAAGRTPSGLNGLSGYVSEEVLRGHGVRTGEKSYEEETRRMFVGWKAKYGKTYRDAGEELCRYMLFKANRRFVVKLNAAAAGETAYGLNQFGDLADEEVRGCYDGRGEEMGGKLSARCHERLIQSQEGKLSARCQAAVAGDTIYERLIQSQVCRCVALELKQTESGGSVIPGDEAHMWI; via the exons ATGAGGGGCTCCACAGCTGCtctcatggcggcggcgctgctgatgCTGCTGGTGTCGCCGGCGCTGCTGATGCTGCTGGTGTCGCCGGCTGCCCCGGACACGTACGAGCAGGAGGCCCGCCGGATGTTCGTGGAGTGGAAGGCCAAGAACAAGATGACCTATAAATACGCCGGCGAAGAGGAGTGCCGGTACGCGGTGTTCAGGAGCACCCGCTGCCGCGTCGCCCGGGCCAACGCCGCCGGGAGGACCCCATCCGGCCTCAACGGTCTCAGCGGCTACGTCAGTGAGGAGGTCTTACGTGGGCACGGGGTCCGGACGGGGGAGAAATCGTACGAGGAGGAGACCCGCCGGATGTTCGTGGGGTGGAAGGCCAAGTACGGGAAGACCTACAGAGACGCCGGCGAGGAGCTGTGCCGTTACATGTTGTTCAAGGCCAATCGCCGCTTCGTCGTTAAGCTCAACGCCGCAGCCGCCGGGGAAACAGCATACGGCCTCAACCAATTCGGCGACCTCGCCGACGAGGAGGTCCGTGGATGCTACGACGGGCGCGGCGAGGAGATGGGGGGAAAGCTCAGCGCCAGGTGCCATGAGAGGCTGATTCAGTCCCAGGAGGGAAAGCTCAGCGCCAGGTGCCAGGCCGCCGTCGCAGGGGACACCATCTATGAGAGGCTGATTCAGTCCCAG GTTTGCCGGTGCGTTGCTTTGGAACTGAAACAAACAGAGTCTGGAGGTAGCGTCATTCCTGGAGATGAAGCACACATGTGGATCTGA